A genomic stretch from Scheffersomyces stipitis CBS 6054 chromosome 6, complete sequence includes:
- the APC1 gene encoding Anaphase-promoting complex (APC), subunit 1 (meiotic check point regulator/Tsg24) (go_process regulation of cell cycle) — protein sequence MSEKQSQVLSSPALSLKDELQVPFSTSPYSIQLFSHYRQLLTSTREVIILVGSSVSKKLAFEEDIVTATFTSFNSPDREASNSSAECLVVCFRKAANIYYSDGRNYVVSFPFAVKNAFPFESGLVLERDVNSAELSNTQESIQLSQLGGAKFLTLVDPIGDFRIIATSSTSIVSPNEVLLSFPRQGLNKTSSLCATFNPQERNVIIYSIRASHRGTKILDSGTKYSRRNYSLLSTPNPSRVLEEEGHFDASVGSSGVNQNVLSLNMEKKRTSTLLADISSIARMGTENNFPDNTKRKSHVAHEVPILRRDMILTRTDVLPTNTDKAHMQVFGINFEEQEAIVVVNKLKKEARVYLYKHHSNHFHHCYQITCKECIPLNSRKMEGFVIALKEDGSIILVNPFVDVSSQKIYLKSKFPNVDGLQSSFEENLAIKYKDGNVGTIRLLLQPNNEFVANCLHSFKYLSGSKVTETIWMLWRSALALDESKDEWNALVIALLTLFFPFQDGIEQCTPNEITNLLPSAKRLSECLDSKVNYGDLASYIALSLHLLREEARLDCTSKSCLNKLGVLLAQFTVWMGWPESWTKYYLIDFSSIDKSVRFLSLLMLDSAPNLFESLASLFTGKIIRYLTFSQLSEESDSVDSLITPRTHCILKLFEILVSPNFGPTAVVDMMCEYGITRGELETYPPGISILLKEAISLCQENPSFAWTNKTLELVGRKDLTMFLSRNSNPRSFTGSKVEVKSISSILSNVLTKYESISPWDGQSEADRIGLTKLIFDYDRRYYEITTLLHQTKTQTATLLAEEGISEYDLVLQQRNLAALVALRTLTIPLGRAALFYAGRKPLLTEKFPVPKFNLNTLIAPTMTNIILSDGSIPAKISEWGYFHNGVSSGLSISREAKGITGSWIIFNKPPELNTQHAGFLLGLGLNGHLKKLEEWHIYNYLGPKHPLTSVGLLIGMAASIRGSMDNKLTKVLSVHAVALLPQGANDLNVPIMVQTAGLIGIGLLYLESQHRRMSEILLSQITSSVSQNDTEQIHEGYRLAAGISLGLVNLGKGNDLSGLNDTHVVDRLSSLATSMKDYQPVQELDKSCCGAIMALGFIYIKTENATVANKLKVPNTEQMLDYIRPDLLLLRSIAKNLILWNDIGKSVEWVQSEVPSVLFEKYGKGHIQVLDSDQLGFFNILGGSCLSMAVKYASSHDSTVRNTLLHYLDLMMRISSFNTNNYDQKIAHQCAGKIRNLIALSLSVVMAGSGDLETFRRLRILHDDTNKEMGYGNYMAINTALGFLFLGGGQYAFGNSNFAIACLITSLYPIYPNENSEVDVHLQALRHFWALSVEPRCLIIRDVNSHNPLKIPVSISLKNGEVKEALSPCLLPPLDEILTIQTRSRDYFNAQIDFELNSEYLEIFKKSLTVFVYKRRNFKLLSPSIGSLIKNENKSLQIENGEIKISEDVSTLLKLEAMGHIDDYEKQVLLYECSENDDSHAYSTELSIFNIIDNKIDLARMANSPQSMEDLWNLKLLFSYSDRLMNSELHYVSVEFIDQLKQEVWAIS from the exons ATGTCTGAAAAGCAGTCACAAGTACTCTCGCTGCCGGCGTTGAGTCTAAAAGACGAGTTACAGGTTCCTTTCTCGACCTCTCCTTATTCCATACAGCTATTCAGTCATTATAGACAGCTTCTCACATCTACAAGAGAAGTCATAATATTAGTTGGATCCTCTgtttcaaagaaattggcttttgaagaagatatcGTGACTGCAACATTTACGTCGTTCAACAGC CCAGATCGAGAAGCAAGCAATTCATCAGCCGAATGTCTTGTAGTTTGTTTCCGTAAAGCAGCCAATATCTACTATTCCGATGGCAGAAATTATGTAGTCAGTTTTCCATTTGCTGTCAAGAATGCTTTCCCATTTGAGTCAGGGCTTGTTTTAGAAAGAGATGTCAATCTGGCCGAATTGAGCAATACCCAAGAAAGTATACAATTGTCTCAGTTGGGAGGGGCAAAATTCCTTACTTTGGTAGATCCAATAGGCGATTTCCGGATTATAGCCACTTCGTCCACATCAATTGTGTCGCCGAATGAAGTTTTACTCTCTTTTCCTAGACAAGGGTTGAACAAGACATCGTCTTTATGTGCTACATTTAATCCTCAAGAGAGAAACGTCATAATCTACAGTATACGAGCGTCACATAGAGGTACGAAGATATTAGATTCAGGTACAAAGTATCTGCGAAGGAACTACTCCTTGCTTTCTACACCCAATCCTTCCAGAGtattagaagaagaaggacaCTTTGATGCCTCTGTAGGATCATCTGGGGTTAATCAAAACGTATTGTCGTTGAATATGGAGAAAAAAAGAACGAGTACTCTATTAGCAGACATATCGTCTATTGCTAGAATGGGAACAGAGAACAACTTTCCCGATAATACAAAACGTAAGTCACATGTAGCACATGAAGTACCCATTTTGAGACGAGATATGATATTGACTAGAACTGATGTGCTTCCTACAAATACAGATAAAGCTCATATGCAAGTTTTTGGCATAAACtttgaagagcaagaagCCATAGTAGTGGTTaataaattgaagaaagaagcacGGGTATACTTGTACAAGCATCATTCCAATCATTTCCACCATTGCTATCAGATAACTTGTAAAGAATGTATTCCTCTAAACAGTCGAAAAATGGAGGGATTTGTTATTGCATTAAAAGAAGATGGCTCCATCATTCTCGTCAATCCATTTGTTGATGTATCTTCTCAAAAGATATACTTGAAACTGAAGTTCCCCAATGTCGATGGTTTACAGAGCTCTTTCGAAGAAAACTTGGCCATTAAATATAAGGATGGCAATGTGGGTACGATCAGATTATTGCTTCAACCAAACAACGAATTTGTAGCCAATTGTTTGCATTCTTTTAAATACTTGTCAGGGTCTAAAGTAACAGAGACCATCTGGATGCTATGGAGGTCTGCACTTGCATTAGATGAGTCCAAGGATGAATGGAATGCCTTGGTAATCGCATTACTTACCCTATTTTTCCCATTTCAAGatggaattgaacaatGTACCCCTAACGAGATCACTAATCTATTACCATCAGCAAAGAGGTTACTGGAATGTCTTGATTCAAAAGTCAACTACGGCGACCTTGCTTCATATATTGCATTATCATTGCATCTACTTCGCGAAGAGGCAAGATTAGATTGTACAAGCAAGTCATGTTTGAATAAACTTGGAGTCCTCCTAGCACAATTCACAGTTTGGATGGGTTGGCCAGAATCCTGGACGAAGTACTATTTAATTGACTTCAGCAGTATAGATAAATCGGTcagatttcttctgttgctaATGCTAGATTCAGCTCCAAATCTTTTTGAATCTCTAGCCAGTTTGTTCACAGGTAAGATTATAAGATACCTAACGTTTTCACAATTGCTGGAGGAGAGTGATTCAGTGGACTCCCTTATAACTCCTAGAACGCATTGCATTCTAAAGCTTTTCGAAATACTCGTGTCACCAAATTTTGGACCCACGGCAGTGGTCGACATGATGTGTGAATATGGAATAACGAGAGGAGAGCTAGAAACCTATCCTCCTGGAATCAGCATTCTCCTCAAAGAGGCCATCCTGCTTTGCCAGGAAAATCCATCATTTGCATGGACAAACAAGACCTTGGAGTTGGTAGGCAGAAAGGACCTTACTATGTTCTTATCCAGAAACTCCAATCCACGAAGTTTTACAGGGTCGAAAGTTGAGGTGAAAAGTATTAGCTCTATTCTCTCAAATGTCCTTACAAAGTATGAATCGATATCGCCTTGGGATGGACAGTCAGAGGCTGATAGAATTGGCTTAACAAAGTTAATCTTTGACTACGATAGAAGATATTATGAGATTACTACACTTTTGCATCAAACCAAGACGCAAACGGCAACTTTACTTGCTGAGGAAGGTATCAGTGAATATGAtttggttcttcaacaaagaaattTAGCTGCTCTCGTGGCATTAAGAACTCTTACAATACCCTTGGGAAGGGCAGCATTATTCTACGCTGGTCGTAAACCATTGCTAACTGAGAAGTTTCCCGTGCCCAAGTTCAACCTAAACACTTTGATCGCCCCCACTATGACTAATATCATTCTTTCCGATGGATCCATACCTGCTAAGATTTCAGAATGGGGGTACTTCCATAACGGcgtttcttctggtttaAGTATTAGTAGAGAAGCTAAGGGTATTACGGGAAGTTGGATCATTTTTAACAAACCACCCGAATTGAATACTCAACATGCAGGCTTCTTATTAGGACTAGGATTGAATGGCCATCTAAAGAAGCTAGAGGAATGGCACATTTACAACTATCTTGGTCCTAAACATCCTCTCACAAGTGTTGGCTTGTTGATTGGTATGGCAGCTAGTATAAGAGGATCCATGGATAATAAATTAACCAAGGTATTGTCTGTTCACGCTGTGGCTTTGCTTCCACAGGGTGCAAATGACTTAAATGTTCCAATTATGGTGCAAACTGCTGGTTTAATCGGGATAGGTTTACTTTATCTTGAGAGTCAACATCGCCGTATGAGTGAAATTCTACTCTCCCAGATTACAAGTTCTGTGTCCCAGAATGATACAGAACAAATTCATGAAGGGTACAGATTGGCTGCTGGTATTTCTCTTGGTTTGGTCAATTTaggaaaaggaaatgaTTTAAGTGGGCTCAATGATACTCATGTTGTTGACAGATTATCTTCACTTGCTACGTCCATGAAAGACTATCAACCagtacaagaacttgacaAGTCATGTTGTGGAGCAATTATGGCTCTCGGTTTCATCTATATCAAGACCGAGAATGCTACTGTTGCCAATAAGCTAAAAGTTCCTAATACTGAACAAATGCTAGATTATATTCGACCTGATTTGCTATTGCTTCGAAGCATCGCTAAGAATCTAATTCTTTGGAATGATATTGGAAAATCGGTTGAATGGGTACAATCTGAAGTGCCATCAGTCCTTTTCGAAAAGTATGGTAAAGGTCAtattcaagttcttgatagTGACCAATTGggatttttcaatatcttgGGGGGTTCATGTCTTTCAATGGCAGTGAAGTATGCTTCCAGTCATGACAGCACTGTCAGAAACACTTTGTTGCATTATTTGGACTTGATGATGAGGATTTCGTCGTTCAACACTAATAATTATGACCAAAAGATTGCTCATCAATGCGCCGGAAAAATCAGGAACTTGATTGCATTATCACTTTCGGTTGTAATGGCAGGAAGTGGAGACTTAGAAACTTTCAGAAGATTAAGAATATTACACGACGATACTAATAAGGAGATGGGATATGGAAACTATATGGCTATTAACACCGCATTGGGGTTCTTGTTCCTCGGTGGTGGCCAATATGCCTTTGGCAATTctaattttgcaattgcatGCTTGATAACCTCTTTGTATCCAATCTATCCAAATGAAAACAGCGAAGTCGATGTACATCTTCAGGCCTTGCGACACTTCTGGGCTTTGTCGGTAGAACCTCGATGCTTGATTATCCGTGATGTCAATTCACACAATCCTCTCAAGATTCCCGTTTCAATTCTGCTCAAGAATGGTGAAGTGAAAGAGGCATTATCGCCATGTTTGTTGCCTCCTCTTGACGAAATCTTGACCATTCAAACGCGGTCGCGGGATTACTTCAATGCACAGATCGACTTTGAGTTGAATTCTGAATACTTGGAAATATTTAAGAAGTCGCTTACGGTTTTTGtctacaagagaagaaacttTAAGTTGCTATCACCGTCCATTGGGTCGTTGatcaaaaatgaaaacaaGTCGTTACAAATTGAAAACGGAGAAATCAAGATCAGTGAAGATGTGTCTACGTTGCTTAAGTTGGAAGCTATGGGTCATATCGATGACTACGAGAAACAGGTGTTACTCTACGAGTGCAGTGAGAATGACGATTCTCATGCCTACAGCACCGAGCTTtcaatcttcaatatcaTTGACAATAAGATCGATTTAGCCCGAATGGCCAATTCGCCCCAGTCGATGGAAGATCTctggaacttgaagctTTTGTTTTCGTATTCTGACAGACTCATGAACAGCGAACTACACTATGTTTCGGTGGAGTTTATTGACCAATTGAAGCAAGAGGTGTGGGCAATTTCCTAA
- the TUF1 gene encoding mitochondrial translation elongation factor TU (go_function GTP binding~go_process protein biosynthesis) gives MYRSVVSTVSALRTAGRVGVLKFRPALTRGYAAFDRSKPHVNIGTIGHVDHGKTTLTAAITKVLSEKGGANFLDYSSIDRAPEERARGITISTAHVEYETDKRHYAHVDCPGHADYIKNMITGAAQMDGAIIVVAATDGQMPQTREHLLLARQVGVQELVVFVNKVDTIDDPEMLELVEMEMRELLSTYGFDGDNTPVIMGSALCALEGKQPEIGKEAIDKLLDAVDEHIPTPTRDLEQPFLLPVEDVFSISGRGTVVTGRVERGVLKKGEEIEIVGNFDKPFKTTVTGIEMFKKELDSALAGDNCGVLLRGVKRDEVKRGMVLAKPGTVTSHKKFLASLYVLTTEEGGRHSPFGENYKPQAFFRTTDVTCSFSFPEGEGVDHSQMVMPGDNIEMVGELIKATPIEVNQRFNIREGGKTVGTGLITRILE, from the coding sequence ATGTACAGAAGTGTAGTGAGCACCGTGAGTGCTTTACGTACCGCCGGCCGTGTCGGTGTGTTGAAGTTCCGTCCTGCCTTGACCAGAGGATACGCAGCCTTTGACCGTTCCAAGCCCCATGTGAACATTGGTACCATTGGTCACGTCGATCACGGTAAAACGACCTTGACTGCTGCCATCACCAAGGTTTTGTCGGAAAAGGGTGGtgccaacttcttggactaCTCTTCCATTGACAGAGCTCCTGAAGAAAGGGCCAGAGGTATCACTATCTCCACTGCCCACGTTGAATACGAGACTGACAAGAGACACTATGCCCATGTTGACTGTCCAGGTCACGCCGATTACATCAAGAACATGATTACTGGTGCCGCCCAGATGGACGGTGCTATCATTGTCGTTGCTGCCACTGACGGCCAGATGCCTCAGACCAGAGAGCACTTGTTGTTGGCCAGACAAGTTGGTGTGCAAGAATTGGTTGTGTTTGTTAACAAGGTTGATACCATTGACGATCCTGAGATGTTGGAGTTGgttgaaatggaaatgagAGAATTATTGTCCACCTACGGTTTCGACGGTGACAACACCCCAGTTATCATGGGTTCTGCCCTTTGCGCCTTAGAAGGTAAGCAACCAGAAATCGGTAAGGAAGCCAttgacaagttgttggatgcTGTCGATGAACATATCCCTACCCCAACTCGTGACTTGGAACAACCTTTCCTTTTGcctgttgaagatgtcttCTCCATCTCTGGTAGAGGTACTGTTGTGACTGGTAGAGTCGAAAGAGGTGTGTTGAAAAAGggtgaagaaatcgaaatcGTCGGTAACTTCGACAAGCCATTCAAGACCACTGTTACTGGTATCGAaatgttcaagaaggaattggacTCAGCTTTAGCTGGTGACAACTGTGGTGTCTTGTTGAGAGGTGTTAAGAGAGACGAAGTCAAGAGAGGTATGGTGTTGGCCAAGCCAGGCACCGTCACTTCGcacaagaagttcttggcCTCTTTGTATGTTTTGACCACTGAAGAGGGTGGCCGTCACTCTCCTTTCGGTGAAAACTACAAGCCTCAAGCTTTCTTCAGAACCACCGACGTCACATGCTCCTTCTCTTTCCCAGAGGGTGAAGGTGTTGACCACTCTCAGATGGTCATGCCAGGTGACAACATCGAAATGGTTGGCGAGTTGATTAAGGCTACTCCAATCGAAGTCAACCAACGTTTCAACATCAGAGAAGGTGGTAAGACCGTTGGTACTGGTTTGATCACCAGAATCCTCGAGTAG
- the PMT3 gene encoding mannosyltransferase, which produces MLHIPRGLVIRDDSCSVFEGASTVNLIFSILITLGIFISYLPQYHRIYSKRTSEGLSTNFLLLGSCSSIFTLTNIILVSSKARHCCATGALNTFNCINSQLNLVQIGLQCTCAILILVFVLILTQNSLKQDKHEYQRIVQVGKLVALHGVVSIVQIVVGLYSDKSVLYSIASINGLLSTLLTVIKYVPQIYTTYTLKHPGTLSIGMMCIQTPGGFVFTATLFFTKGSHWSSWVSYLVAASLQGVLLAMCLYYEYFHNKGQDAELAERLAVERIIAENLQEQEIDGEEAAPLL; this is translated from the coding sequence ATGTTACACATACCCCGCGGCCTCGTTATACGAGACGACTCATGCTCAGTGTTTGAAGGTGCCTCGACAGTCAATCTTATCTTTCTGATCTTGATAACATTAGGGATTTTTATCAGTTATCTTCCACAATACCATCGGATATACTCCAAAAGAACGTCAGAAGGTTTGTCAACCAACTTTTTGCTTTTGGGATCGTGTTCCTCCATCTTCACCCTAACGAATATCATTTTAGTATCTTCCAAAGCCAGACACTGCTGTGCCACCGGAGCACTCAACACCTTTAACTGTATCAATTCACAACTCAACTTGGTCCAAATCGGATTGCAGTGCACTTGTGCCATATTGATTCTAGTTTTTGTGCTTATCTTGACACAAAACTCGTTGAAACAGGATAAACACGAGTACCAACGTATAGTGCAAGTCGGTAAACTCGTAGCTTTACATGGAGTAGTTTCGATTGTTCAGATAGTAGTAGGTCTCTATTCAGACAAGTCGGTGCTCTACTCAATTGCCAGCATCAATGGATTGTTGTCGACGTTGTTAACGGTGATCAAGTATGTGCCCCAAATCTACACTACTTACACCTTGAAGCACCCAGGTACGTTGTCGATAGGAATGATGTGTATCCAGACTCCTGGTGGGTTTGTATTCACTGCCACATTGTTCTTCACCAAGGGCTCGCATTGGAGTTCGTGGGTGTCGTACTTGGTCGCTGCTCTGCTTCAGGGTGTTTTGTTGGCTATGTGTTTGTACTATGAGTACTTCCACAATAAGGGACAGGATGCGGAGTTGGCTGAGCGTTTAGCAGTAGAGAGAATCATCGCCGAAAACCTCCAGGAGCAGGAAATCGACGGTGAAGAGGCAGCTCCGTTGTTGTAG
- the MUC1.8 gene encoding manno protein (low similarity to MUC1, part of complex that catalyses guanyl nucleotide exchange on Ypt6p): MSSRLWAVNATKKKKNELVPGSSRWITNEMSLQYDSALTNCEDHFQDCSSRYDSLSSFVQKVLDITNSTEDHTEDLSLLLAVSNPTVFSPEFSKSTTFVQPTEPEDMYSSNHKDSTPNIRTANSNDITIPVKPENIKEDTVISESRNSLKQAIIAQSSPIRHRTSQYRQTPVKPRINQPPRLMHASPNQIDISPPHSNSSMDRIDTGRKSLSSSSPPKVVQQSLPSVETHQTEHTSTARNTSLINGIDDSFQAISTAIRKSIAGKSALTISSSTPAKAKKSGVYEEFETKINLQPEEANRSSTIHSTASSNENTRKISASMRSSIFVGLPTREPITVNTKSSKHSSIKSRSSRLFERLDIASRRDTSSEIAIDNKVANKGEDKADKEHDVDANFDMSPVAIPKRAFANFNSIKSQVDMKNNGTTNLNSVPDLSNTTSKSNLLPDKPVKIPNKEHTIPSRAETEENIISEIGVPSTKAPREPEDVKSTSATVRKTLLSESPSIRPFNSSTNGSRSPTRSYLSFKYKGSPREPTTRSRSRSPTRSVGPLSKKSSPISKIHDTTGYDVPENDEKGLISRLTIPTSSSAAKRKTPTSSKRETESRKSEGRKTDLMNTKNRFLTTTLNSNNPQFSLKRPQFQGNQSVAAKPLHSPTRRRNPAIEDLEIKTAPKLEPDAIPILKKKSMMAERSEAAAQKPKQKFTISMNHTSKHKAEIVPFSNQKQLGDVFARDEDTKESHDVHQFEKYSYRNNAVALPEAARGGFGSAKRRKTNKEDKTPSRTGALAKKQFLEKKATQHGGDIRFPFFQS, translated from the exons ATGAGTTCCAGACTATGGGCGGTGAACGCAaccaaaaagaagaagaacgagCTCGTTCCAGGGTCACTGCGATGGATCACGAACGAGATGTCGCTCCAATATGACAGTGCCCTCACCAACTGTGAGGaccattttcaagattgtAGTTCTCGGTATGATAGCCTCTCCAGCTTTGTACAGAAAGTTCTAGACATCACCAATAGCACAGAAGATCACACAGAAGACCTATCGCTATTGTTGGCTGTGCTGAACCCTACCGTTTTCTCACCAGAgttttcaaaatcaactACTTTTGTGCAGCCTacagagccagaagatATGTACTCATCTAACCATAAGGATTCTACTCCCAATATTCGAACTGCCAATTCTAACGATATCACCATACCCGTCAAGCCTGAAAACATCAAAGAGGATACTGTCATATCCGAATCACGTAATTCTCTAAAGCAAGCGATCATCGCAcaatcttcaccaatacGACATCGTACTTCTCAGTATAGACAAACTCCAGTGAAACCCAGAATAAACCAACCACCACGACTAATGCACGCGTCGCCAAATCAAATTGATATATCCCCACCTCATTCGAATTCCAGTATGGATCGAATTGATACTGGTCGCAAATCGCTCAGCTCTTCGTCTCCTCCAAAAGTTGTACAGCAATCTCTCCCTTCTGTCGAAACACATCAAACGGAACATACATCTACCGCCAGAAACACACTGTTAATAAATGGCATAGATGATTCATTTCAGGCTATCAGCACAGCTATCAGAAAGTCAATAGCGGGAAAATCTGCACTTACGATATCATCGAGCACTCCTGCAAAAGCTAAGAAAAGTGGAGTATACGAAGAATTTGAGACAAAAATTAATCTACAACCTGAAGAAGCCAATAGAAGCTCAACTATTCATTCAACTGCACTGAGCAATGAAAACACAAGGAAGATATCGGCTTCTATGAGAAGTTCCATCTTTGTTGGACTTCCTACAAGAGAGCCTATTACAGTCAATACTAAATCTAGTAAGCATTCCTCCATCAAAAGTAGATCACTGAGACTATTTGAAAGACTAGATATTgcttccagaagagataCATCCTCAGAAATTGCTATTGACAATAAGGTTGCGAACAAGGGCGAAGATAAAGCAGATAAAGAACATGACGTTGATGCTAATTTTGATATGTCTCCTGTAGCAATCCCCAAGCGAGCGTTTGCAAATTTCAATAGCATCAAAAGTCAAGTGGATATGAAAAATAATGGTACGACTAACCTCAATTCAGTCCCCGATCTAAGCAACACCACCTCAAAAAGCAATTTACTTCCAGACAAGCCAGTAAAAATTCCCAACAAAGAACACACCATCCCAAGCAGAgcagaaactgaagaaaatatcatCAGCGAAATCGGCGTCCCTTCTACAAAAGCTCCGAGAGAGCCAGAAGATGTCAAGTCAACTTCTGCAACAGTAAGAAAGACATTGCTTTCTGAACTGCCATCGATCAGACCATTTAATTCGTCAACAAATGGAAGTAGGTCTCCTACCCGAAGTTACCTTTCATTTAAGTACAAGGGCAGTCCCAGAGAACCTACTACCAGATCTCGTAGCCGATCTCCTACACGTAGTGTTGGACCGTTATCCAAGAAGTCATCTCCAATACTGAAAATTCACGATACAACTGGCTATGATGTTCCTGAAAATGACGAAAAGGGGTTAATCTCTCGTCTAACCATTCCGACAAGTTCAAGTGCagcaaagagaaagacaccgacatcttcaaaaagagaaacagagaGCAGAAAATCTGAAGGCAGGAAGACTGATTTAATGAATACAAAGAATAGATTTTTGACTACTACATTGAACTCCAACAATCCCCAATTTAGTCTCAAAAGACCACAGTttcaaggaaatcaatcAGTCGCCGCCAAGCCGTTGCACTCCCCAACTAGAAGACGAAACCCAGCAATTGAAGATCTAGAGATTAAAACTGCACCCAAGTTGGAGCCCGATGCTATACctattttgaagaaaaaatCAATGATGGCAGAAAGAAGCGAAGCAGCAGCCCAAAAACCGAAGCAGAAATTCACGATTTCGATGAATCATACTTCTAAGCACAAGGCGGAAATAGTGCCCTTTTCGAATCAGAAGCAACTTGGAGACGTCTTCGCCCGAGATGAAGACACAAAGGAGAGTCACGACGTCcatcaatttgaaaaatatagCTACAGAAATAATGCTGTCGCTTTGCCTGAAGCAGCAAGGGGAGGTTTTGGCAgtgcaaaaagaagaaagacaaacAAGGAAGATAAAACACCTTCTAGAACCGGTGCTCTTGCAAAGAAACAATTTCTCGAGAAGAAAGCTA CTCAACATGGAGGAGATATTCGATTCCCATTCTTCCAGAGCTAG